The following is a genomic window from uncultured Draconibacterium sp..
AAAGAACCGGCACATCTATGTTTTTATAATCAAAGCCGCCTGATAACTCACCGAATGATAAATCGCCACCTTTTTTACTAAAATAAACTTCAGGTTGTACATAAATCCGGTTAAATCCTACCCTACCAAATGCCCCCCAGTGCATTTTGGTTATGGCATCTGAACTAAGGTCGTTTTCTCCGTCAAGACTCATGTTTGAGTAATGCACACCGGCTTTTAACCCCAAATCAAAAACAGGTTGCGAAAAACCAATTGATGCAATTAAAACAAAGAGAGAAGCAAAAAGAAATCGTTTCATAACTATGTGTTTTGAATTTTGTTTATAACGTTATATTTCTGTTTCAAGTATACAGATTCTTAATTAATATCGAAGAATCTTTTCACAGGAAATTAAGGCATGATAATTGTTTCAACAGAACAAAAAACGGTTAAACTATGAAAAAACATTTACCTTATATTCTGATTGTAAGTGGTTTTTTACTATTGCAAGGTTGTTCAAGCCCAAAATACATTTACGATACTTCAAGTTACAATCGCCAAAAAGAATTGCTAAATACACACGGAGGAAATGTTGTTGGTGAGATTATGTTGGTTGTTGTTGGGGCTATGATTGCTCCGGATATGGAATATATACCATCTGACCAGCAATTTAAAAAGCTAAAATTAATTAATCCAACCAGCGACACATTGTATATTAATATGCTGACTGATCTGGTTTGGGATAGCGAAGATTATTGCGATTTTATGGATATTCGAATTCCTCCTGGACTAAATTGCAAAGTTATGGTACCTATGCACGCCGCCTACAATTTATATTTTAGCAATACCCCGCAAAGCAATGATGATGAAATGATTGAAATTTATACCACCGATGTAAAACGTTTCAAACTTTACCCCGGAATGACACTCGAAGCTAATACCACGTCTGAAGAAAAATAAAATCCATAAAGTTTTCGAAAACACTTCAATACAACTACGTTCTGCACAGTTTTAACTGCAATTTCATTTTTCAGTTTTTGATTGACTTGAGTTGTTATTTTTCTTAAATTGTAAACATACAAGGAAACAGATGAAGAGCTTAAAAAATAATGTTTGGACAGTTGTTGGTGTGGTTACAGTTCTAACATCAGCAGTTCTGTTTTTTCCTTTATTTTCTGATAATCAAAGAGTTTACACTATAATTATCTATACATCAATAGCCATATTAATTTTGCTGTTGTTCTTTTTAATATGGGTAAATATTTTTGCACCCGACAAGCATAAAAATCATTATCCCGATTAACACCAAAAGCTTATCCGAGGTATTTTTTAAATTCACGATAATCTTTAACTACCTTAAAGTTTCGAGGTAATTTTGGTGCGTGTTCTTTTATCTGCCATCCCGTTATAAACACCTTTTGGTGCTGGTATAATTCTTTTAATTTTCCAAGATAATTTTCCAGATCTTCTTTTTGAATAGGACTTATAAATGCCGTAAAAATAAAATCCAGCTTCACATGTAACCGAATTTTTTCCAGATCGGCAAATGGAACAAACTGTCCCAAATAAATAATGTTGTACCCCGACTTTATTGCCAGGTATGAATAAAAGAGCAAACTCAGTTCGTGCAATTCTTCTTCAGGAAGGTAAAACAGGATGGTCTTTTCTTTTGAATTGATAATGCCATGCTCATCAATTGCAGTTATTATTTTCTGGCGAATAAAACTGGTAATATAATGTTCCTGCGCCGGGAATATAGAACCAACCTGCCAGAAAGTTCCAATGCGCTCAAATAAAGCAAAGAATAAATTCTGCATGGCCTCCTCAAGGCCATATTTCTTTATTATTTCGTTAACCAGAGCGGCAAAACCTACATTATCAAAATTCACCATAAACAGCAGAAGCTGATCGACATAACCTTCTTCCGATTTTTTTGTTTTGGCCACATCAAGCACGGTTTGTTTAATGTCGTCTTCTTGCCAGGCAGCTACCTTCGAAATTTTGTATCCATTGCGTACCAGTAACGAAACATTCAACATCCGTTTCAAATCATCATCAGTGTAATACCTGATATTGGTATCGGTTCGTTCGGGCTTCAGCAAATCATACCTCTTTTCCCAAAT
Proteins encoded in this region:
- a CDS encoding porin family protein; the protein is MKRFLFASLFVLIASIGFSQPVFDLGLKAGVHYSNMSLDGENDLSSDAITKMHWGAFGRVGFNRIYVQPEVYFSKKGGDLSFGELSGGFDYKNIDVPVLLGYKLVKTPAIDFRVMAGPVFSFVTDADYPKGWDKLDDDFLNDNLLGIQYGLGVDVLFLTLDARMEHFGNVYDDPDFIDGKSTSFILTLGFKIL
- a CDS encoding MerR family transcriptional regulator, which produces MKTEGYSIKDLETLSGIKAHTIRIWEKRYDLLKPERTDTNIRYYTDDDLKRMLNVSLLVRNGYKISKVAAWQEDDIKQTVLDVAKTKKSEEGYVDQLLLFMVNFDNVGFAALVNEIIKKYGLEEAMQNLFFALFERIGTFWQVGSIFPAQEHYITSFIRQKIITAIDEHGIINSKEKTILFYLPEEELHELSLLFYSYLAIKSGYNIIYLGQFVPFADLEKIRLHVKLDFIFTAFISPIQKEDLENYLGKLKELYQHQKVFITGWQIKEHAPKLPRNFKVVKDYREFKKYLG